In a genomic window of Streptomyces pristinaespiralis:
- a CDS encoding APC family permease, giving the protein MSKLTDVPKRILIGRALRSEKLGETLLPKRIALPVFASDPLSSVAYAPGEVLLVLSVAGVSAYHFSPWIAAAVVVLMFTVVASYRQNVHAYPSGGGDYEVANTNLGPKAGLTVASALLVDYVLTVAVSISSGVENLGSAIPFVVEHKVFCAIGIIVLLTLMNLRGVKESGKLFAIPTYVFVAGVFIMIAWGAFKGIVLDESMRAPTADYEIKPEHGGLAGFALLFLLLRAFSSGCAALTGVEAISNGVPAFRKPKSRNAATTLLLMGALAVTMFCGIIGLAMATDVKMAEFPAKDLIANGVPVGNDYVQHPVISQVAAAVFGDGTFFFVLLAAATALVLFLAANTAYNGFPLLGSILAQDRYLPRQLHTRGDRLAFSNGIVLLAGAAILLVWLYGADSTKLIQLYIVGVFVSFTLSQTGMVRHWNRHLRTERDKAKRRHMIRSRAINTFGAFFTGLVLVVVLATKFTHGAWVALLGMVIFYGTMSAIRKHYDRVAEEIAAPEEPGDDSVRPSRVHAIVLVSKVHRPTLRALAYAKAMRFDRLEAVSISVDPAETKALQAEWGRRGINVPLKILDSPYREITRPIIEYVKGLRRESPRDVVSVVIPEYVVGHWYEHVLHNQSALRLKGRLLFTPGVMVTSVPYQLASSEAAKQRAKKRQEWNAPGSVRRGPVDRRPKEPTGKA; this is encoded by the coding sequence GTGTCCAAACTGACCGACGTTCCCAAACGGATCCTGATCGGCCGGGCGCTGCGCAGTGAAAAGCTGGGGGAGACGCTTCTCCCGAAACGCATCGCCCTCCCCGTCTTCGCCTCCGACCCGCTGTCCTCCGTGGCATACGCGCCGGGCGAAGTCCTGCTGGTCCTTTCCGTCGCCGGTGTGTCGGCGTACCACTTCAGCCCATGGATCGCGGCCGCCGTCGTGGTCCTGATGTTCACGGTCGTCGCCTCCTACCGGCAGAACGTGCACGCGTACCCCAGCGGCGGCGGCGACTACGAGGTGGCCAATACCAACCTCGGACCGAAGGCCGGCCTCACCGTGGCCAGCGCCCTGCTCGTCGACTACGTCCTCACGGTCGCCGTCTCCATCTCCTCCGGAGTGGAGAACCTGGGCTCCGCGATCCCGTTCGTCGTCGAGCACAAGGTGTTCTGCGCCATCGGGATAATCGTTCTGCTCACGCTGATGAACCTCCGCGGCGTGAAGGAATCGGGCAAGCTCTTCGCCATTCCGACATATGTATTCGTCGCCGGCGTGTTCATCATGATCGCCTGGGGTGCCTTCAAGGGGATCGTCCTCGACGAATCCATGCGCGCGCCGACCGCCGACTACGAGATCAAGCCGGAGCACGGGGGCCTCGCCGGCTTCGCGCTGCTCTTCCTGCTGCTGCGCGCGTTCTCCTCCGGCTGCGCCGCCCTGACCGGCGTCGAGGCCATCAGCAACGGCGTCCCCGCCTTCCGCAAGCCGAAGAGCCGGAACGCCGCGACGACGCTGCTGCTGATGGGCGCCCTGGCCGTCACCATGTTCTGCGGCATCATCGGCCTGGCCATGGCCACCGACGTCAAGATGGCGGAGTTCCCGGCGAAGGACCTGATCGCGAACGGCGTCCCGGTCGGCAACGACTACGTCCAGCATCCGGTGATCTCGCAGGTCGCGGCCGCCGTCTTCGGCGACGGCACGTTCTTCTTCGTCCTGTTGGCCGCCGCGACCGCGCTGGTGCTGTTCCTCGCGGCGAACACCGCGTACAACGGTTTCCCGCTGCTCGGCTCGATCCTCGCGCAGGACCGCTACCTGCCGCGGCAGCTGCACACCCGCGGTGACCGCCTCGCCTTCTCCAACGGCATCGTGCTGCTGGCGGGCGCGGCGATCCTGCTGGTCTGGCTGTACGGAGCCGACTCGACCAAGCTGATCCAGCTGTACATCGTCGGCGTGTTCGTCTCCTTCACCCTCAGCCAGACGGGCATGGTCCGGCACTGGAACCGGCACCTGAGGACGGAGCGGGACAAGGCCAAGCGCCGCCACATGATCCGTTCGCGGGCCATCAACACCTTCGGCGCCTTCTTCACGGGCCTGGTGCTCGTCGTCGTGCTCGCCACCAAGTTCACCCACGGGGCCTGGGTGGCCCTGCTCGGCATGGTGATCTTCTACGGCACGATGAGCGCGATCCGTAAGCACTACGACCGGGTCGCCGAGGAGATCGCGGCGCCGGAGGAGCCGGGCGACGACAGTGTGCGGCCGTCCCGTGTCCATGCGATCGTGCTCGTCTCGAAGGTGCACCGGCCCACCCTGCGCGCCCTCGCCTATGCGAAGGCCATGCGTTTCGACCGGCTCGAGGCGGTCAGCATCAGCGTCGACCCGGCGGAGACCAAGGCGCTGCAGGCCGAGTGGGGGCGGCGCGGGATCAACGTGCCGCTGAAGATCCTGGACTCGCCGTACCGCGAGATCACCCGGCCCATCATCGAGTACGTGAAGGGCCTGCGCCGCGAGAGCCCGCGCGACGTGGTGAGCGTGGTCATCCCGGAGTACGTGGTGGGCCACTGGTACGAGCACGTGCTGCACAACCAGAGCGCGTTGCGGCTCAAGGGCCGACTGCTGTTCACGCCCGGCGTGATGGTGACGTCGGTGCCGTACCAGCTGGCGTCGTCCGAGGCGGCGAAGCAGCGGGCCAAGAAGCGCCAGGAATGGAACGCCCCGGGTTCGGTGCGGCGCGGTCCGGTGGACCGGCGGCCGAAGGAGCCGACGGGCAAGGCGTGA
- a CDS encoding potassium channel family protein encodes MHIVIMGCGRVGAALAQTLEQQGHTVAVVDRDPTAFRRLGSGFGGRRVTGVGFDQDTLREAGIEDAGAFAAVSSGDNSNIIAARVAREMFGIENVAARIYDPRRAEVYQRLGIPTVATVRWTADQMLRRLLPSGAEPLWTDPSGGVQLAEVYTSPAWIGHKVSRLQEETGVRVAFLTRLGEAILPTSQTVLQEGDLVHVMMRTDEIAKVEEAFTEGPEEGGH; translated from the coding sequence GTGCACATCGTCATCATGGGATGCGGGCGAGTGGGAGCCGCTCTCGCGCAGACCCTGGAGCAGCAGGGGCACACGGTCGCCGTCGTCGACCGGGACCCCACCGCCTTCCGCCGTCTGGGATCCGGGTTCGGCGGCCGCCGTGTCACCGGGGTCGGCTTCGACCAGGACACCCTGCGCGAGGCGGGCATCGAGGACGCCGGTGCGTTCGCCGCCGTCAGCAGCGGCGACAACTCCAACATCATCGCGGCGCGGGTGGCGCGCGAGATGTTCGGCATCGAGAACGTCGCCGCCCGTATCTACGACCCCCGGCGCGCCGAGGTCTACCAGCGACTCGGCATCCCCACCGTCGCCACCGTCCGCTGGACGGCCGACCAGATGCTGCGCCGGCTGCTGCCGTCCGGCGCGGAGCCGCTGTGGACGGACCCGAGCGGCGGCGTCCAGCTGGCCGAGGTCTACACGTCTCCGGCGTGGATCGGCCACAAGGTCAGCCGTCTCCAGGAGGAGACGGGCGTAAGGGTGGCGTTCCTGACCCGGCTGGGAGAGGCGATCCTGCCGACCTCGCAGACCGTGCTCCAAGAGGGTGATCTTGTGCATGTGATGATGCGCACGGACGAGATCGCGAAGGTCGAGGAGGCCTTCACGGAAGGTCCTGAGGAGGGCGGTCACTGA
- a CDS encoding potassium channel family protein yields the protein MRVAIAGAGAVGRSIAGELLENGHEVLLVDKAPTAISVERVPQAEWLLADACEITSLDEAALQRCNVVIAATGDDKVNLVVSLLAKTEYGVPRVVARVNNPKNEWLFNESWGVDVAVSTPRLMSALVEEAVSVGDLVRLLRFSHGDANLVELTLPPESALAGTQVGDVAWPEDTSLVTIIRGSRVLTPSPEETLEAGDELLFVAAQAREEQLEDLLSVRREGPLD from the coding sequence ATGCGTGTCGCAATCGCGGGCGCCGGTGCGGTGGGCCGTTCCATCGCGGGCGAACTTCTGGAGAACGGGCACGAGGTCCTCCTCGTCGACAAGGCACCGACCGCGATCTCGGTGGAGCGCGTGCCGCAGGCCGAGTGGCTGCTGGCCGACGCCTGCGAGATCACGTCGCTGGACGAGGCGGCGCTCCAGCGCTGCAACGTGGTGATCGCGGCGACCGGGGACGACAAGGTCAACCTCGTCGTGTCCCTGCTCGCGAAGACCGAGTACGGGGTGCCCCGCGTGGTGGCGCGGGTCAACAACCCGAAGAACGAGTGGCTCTTCAACGAGTCCTGGGGCGTCGATGTCGCCGTGTCCACGCCGCGCCTGATGTCGGCGCTCGTGGAGGAGGCGGTGAGCGTCGGCGACCTGGTGCGTCTGCTGCGCTTCAGCCACGGCGACGCGAACCTGGTCGAGCTGACGCTGCCGCCGGAGTCGGCGCTGGCGGGGACGCAGGTGGGAGACGTGGCGTGGCCGGAGGACACCTCGCTCGTCACGATCATCCGTGGTTCGCGGGTGCTGACGCCGAGCCCCGAGGAGACGCTCGAGGCGGGCGACGAGCTGCTGTTCGTGGCGGCGCAGGCCCGCGAGGAACAGCTGGAGGACCTGCTGTCGGTCCGCCGCGAAGGCCCGCTCGACTGA
- a CDS encoding DUF3159 domain-containing protein — protein MASVDKPTPTTHDQQDTDADVKTVTEAALFEAFGGVRGMVETVLPGLLFVSIYTINKDLHLSAIAALAVALVLVAVRLVRKDTVKHAFSGVFGVAFGVVFAMMTGNAKDFYLPGMLYTLGLALAYIVTTLAGVPLIGLMLGPVFKENLSWRTRNPGRKKAYAKASWAWGLILLAKCAILFPLYWWADTTQLGWVLVALKIPPFLLAVYLTWVFLAKAPPPIDVFAEMEAEERAEEARKQAAEREA, from the coding sequence GTGGCGTCTGTCGACAAGCCGACCCCTACGACCCACGACCAGCAGGACACCGACGCGGATGTGAAGACCGTGACGGAGGCCGCGCTGTTCGAGGCCTTCGGCGGCGTGCGCGGCATGGTGGAGACGGTCCTGCCGGGCCTGCTCTTCGTCTCGATCTACACGATCAACAAGGATCTGCACCTCTCGGCGATCGCGGCCCTCGCCGTCGCCCTGGTGCTCGTCGCCGTCCGGCTGGTCCGCAAGGACACCGTCAAGCACGCCTTCAGCGGCGTCTTCGGCGTGGCCTTCGGTGTCGTGTTCGCGATGATGACCGGCAACGCGAAGGACTTCTACCTGCCGGGCATGCTCTACACGCTCGGCCTGGCACTGGCCTACATCGTGACCACGCTGGCCGGCGTGCCGCTGATCGGCCTGATGCTCGGGCCGGTCTTCAAGGAGAACCTCTCCTGGCGCACCCGCAACCCCGGCCGTAAGAAGGCGTACGCCAAGGCCAGCTGGGCGTGGGGTCTGATCCTCCTCGCCAAGTGCGCGATCCTCTTCCCGCTGTACTGGTGGGCCGACACGACACAGCTCGGCTGGGTCCTGGTCGCGCTGAAGATCCCGCCGTTCCTCCTGGCGGTCTACCTCACCTGGGTCTTCCTGGCGAAGGCCCCGCCGCCGATCGACGTCTTCGCCGAGATGGAGGCGGAGGAACGGGCCGAGGAGGCCCGCAAGCAGGCGGCGGAGCGCGAGGCGTAG
- a CDS encoding OB-fold nucleic acid binding domain-containing protein, whose translation MSAVPRSAKAAKDETAARPAGRFRRMLGRLSSSQQDLESEELQEDAQASGCTRICDCGDRQIVRVAGTLRTVTLRPVAGVPALEAELFDGTAPLDVVWLGRRSIVGIEPGRRLIASGRVSMSQGRRVLFNPKYELRPLGQE comes from the coding sequence ATGAGTGCTGTACCCCGTTCCGCCAAGGCGGCGAAGGACGAGACGGCGGCCAGGCCGGCCGGCCGCTTCCGGCGCATGCTCGGCCGGCTCTCCAGCTCCCAGCAGGACCTCGAGTCCGAGGAGCTCCAGGAGGACGCACAGGCATCGGGGTGTACCCGCATCTGCGACTGCGGCGACCGTCAGATCGTCAGGGTCGCTGGTACGTTGCGCACGGTCACCCTGCGTCCGGTGGCCGGCGTGCCCGCGCTGGAGGCGGAGCTCTTCGACGGCACGGCCCCGCTGGACGTGGTCTGGCTCGGCCGGCGATCCATCGTCGGCATAGAGCCGGGCCGCAGACTGATCGCCTCCGGCCGGGTCTCCATGAGCCAGGGCCGCCGGGTGCTGTTCAATCCCAAATACGAACTCCGACCACTCGGACAGGAGTAG
- a CDS encoding response regulator — MTRVLVVDDEPQIVRALVINLKARKYEVDAASDGAGALELAAARHPDVVVLDLGLPDMDGVEVIKGLRGWTRVPILVLSARHSSDEKVEALDAGADDYVTKPFGMDELLARLRAAVRRAEPVGGEDDVTTVETEGFTVDLAAKKVHRDGRDVRLTPTEWHLLEVLVRNTGRLVSQKQLLQEVWGPSYGTETNYLRVYMAQLRRKLEADPSHPRHFVTEPGMGYRFER, encoded by the coding sequence ATGACCAGGGTGCTCGTGGTCGACGACGAGCCGCAGATAGTACGCGCGCTCGTGATCAACCTGAAGGCACGCAAGTACGAGGTGGACGCGGCCTCCGACGGCGCCGGCGCCCTCGAACTGGCCGCGGCACGCCACCCCGACGTCGTCGTCCTCGACCTCGGTCTGCCCGACATGGACGGCGTCGAAGTGATCAAGGGCCTGCGCGGCTGGACACGCGTCCCGATCCTCGTCCTTTCCGCACGTCACTCCTCCGACGAGAAGGTCGAGGCGCTCGACGCCGGCGCCGACGACTACGTCACCAAGCCCTTCGGCATGGACGAACTCCTCGCCCGGCTGCGCGCCGCCGTCCGCAGGGCGGAGCCCGTCGGCGGCGAGGACGACGTGACCACCGTCGAGACCGAGGGCTTCACCGTCGACCTGGCGGCGAAGAAGGTGCACAGGGACGGCCGTGACGTACGCCTCACACCCACCGAGTGGCACCTCCTCGAGGTCCTGGTGCGCAACACCGGGCGCCTCGTGAGCCAGAAGCAGCTGCTCCAGGAGGTCTGGGGCCCCTCGTACGGCACCGAGACGAACTATCTGCGTGTCTACATGGCCCAGCTGCGCCGCAAGCTGGAGGCCGATCCGTCGCATCCCCGGCACTTCGTCACCGAGCCCGGAATGGGATACCGCTTCGAACGTTGA
- a CDS encoding sensor histidine kinase, protein MGRGKLRIYLGAAPGVGKTYAMLSEAHRRAERGTDCVVALVETHERPRTARLLDGLEQIERREITHRGAVLTEMDIDAVLERRPAVALVDELAHTNVPGSRNSKRWQDVEELLAAGTDVISTVNIQHLESLGDVVETITGVRQLETVPDEVVRRADQIELVDMAPQALRRRMAHGNIYQPDKVDAALSNYFRPGNLTALRELALLWLADRVDEYLQQYRGEHNIRSTWQARERIVVGLTGGPEGGTLIRRAARLAEKGAGGEVLAVYIARSDGLTSASPKELAVQRTLVEDVGGTFHHVIGDDVPSALLEFARGVNATQIVLGSSRRKAWQYLFGPGVGATVARDSGPDLDVHIVTHDEAGKGRGLPGARGTRLGRSRIAGGWLVGVAGPALLTALLTSLENGPGLANNVLLFLFLTVIAALLGGLLPALASAAVGSLVLNYFFTSPTHTLDIAEPRNLVAIVIFFAVGVAVASVVDLAARRTHQAARLKAESEILSFLAGSVLRGQTALDALLERVRETFAMESVALLERESDVDPWTCTASVGPRPATRPDDADVDMPVGDRMAMALSGRVLPAEDRRVLAAFATQAAVVVDRQRLVGEAEQARELAEGNRIRTALLAAVSHDLRTPLAGIKAAVTSLRSDDVAWSEEDEAELLAGIEEGADRLDHLVGNLLDMSRLQTGTVTPLIRETSLDEVIPLALVGVPAESVELDIPESLPMVAVDRGLLERAVANIVENAVKYSPDAVCVTVAASSLGQRVELRIVDRGAGVPDEAKERIFEPFQRYGDAPRGAGVGLGLAVARGFMEAMGGTLTAEDTPGGGMTMVLTLTAVPGHGTTPAGLTAEATS, encoded by the coding sequence ATGGGACGCGGCAAGCTACGGATCTACCTCGGCGCGGCACCGGGCGTCGGCAAGACGTACGCGATGCTGTCCGAGGCGCACCGCCGTGCGGAACGCGGTACCGACTGTGTGGTGGCGCTGGTCGAGACGCACGAGCGCCCCCGCACCGCGCGCCTGCTGGACGGCCTCGAGCAGATCGAGCGCCGGGAGATCACCCACCGGGGCGCCGTCCTCACCGAGATGGACATCGACGCCGTACTCGAACGCCGCCCCGCGGTCGCCCTCGTCGACGAACTCGCCCACACCAACGTCCCCGGCTCGCGCAACAGCAAGCGCTGGCAGGACGTGGAGGAACTCCTCGCGGCCGGGACGGACGTCATATCGACCGTCAACATCCAGCATCTGGAGTCGCTCGGCGACGTCGTCGAGACGATCACCGGGGTACGGCAGCTGGAGACCGTCCCCGACGAGGTGGTCCGCAGGGCGGACCAGATCGAACTCGTCGACATGGCGCCCCAGGCCCTGCGCCGCCGGATGGCCCACGGCAACATCTACCAGCCCGACAAGGTCGACGCGGCCCTGTCGAACTACTTCCGCCCCGGCAACCTCACCGCGCTGCGCGAGCTGGCCCTGCTGTGGCTCGCCGACCGGGTCGACGAGTACCTCCAGCAGTACCGCGGCGAGCACAACATCCGCTCCACCTGGCAGGCCCGCGAGCGCATCGTCGTCGGCCTCACCGGCGGGCCCGAAGGCGGCACCCTCATCCGGCGCGCGGCCCGGCTCGCGGAGAAGGGCGCGGGCGGTGAGGTCCTCGCCGTCTACATCGCCCGCAGCGACGGACTGACGTCCGCCTCGCCCAAGGAACTCGCGGTGCAGCGCACGCTCGTCGAAGACGTGGGCGGTACCTTCCACCACGTCATCGGTGACGACGTGCCCTCCGCGCTGCTCGAGTTCGCGCGCGGCGTCAACGCCACCCAGATCGTGCTCGGCTCCAGCCGCCGCAAGGCGTGGCAGTACCTGTTCGGGCCGGGCGTCGGCGCCACCGTCGCCCGCGACTCCGGCCCCGACCTCGACGTCCACATCGTCACCCACGACGAGGCGGGCAAGGGCCGGGGCCTGCCGGGCGCCCGCGGGACCCGGCTCGGCCGCTCCCGGATCGCCGGCGGCTGGCTGGTCGGTGTGGCCGGCCCGGCCCTGCTCACCGCGCTGCTCACCAGCCTCGAGAACGGGCCGGGTCTCGCCAACAACGTCCTGCTCTTCCTCTTCCTGACCGTGATCGCGGCACTCCTCGGCGGGCTGCTGCCGGCGCTGGCCTCCGCCGCCGTGGGATCGCTGGTGCTGAACTACTTCTTCACCTCGCCGACCCACACCCTCGACATCGCGGAGCCGCGCAACCTCGTCGCCATAGTGATCTTCTTCGCGGTGGGCGTGGCGGTGGCCTCCGTGGTGGACCTCGCCGCGCGCCGCACCCACCAGGCGGCCCGGCTGAAGGCCGAGTCGGAGATCCTCTCGTTCCTCGCCGGCAGTGTCCTGCGCGGCCAGACCGCCCTGGACGCCCTGCTGGAGCGGGTACGCGAGACCTTCGCCATGGAGTCCGTCGCCCTGCTCGAGCGCGAGAGCGACGTCGACCCGTGGACCTGCACGGCGAGCGTCGGCCCCCGGCCCGCGACACGGCCCGACGACGCGGACGTGGACATGCCGGTCGGCGACCGGATGGCCATGGCGCTCTCCGGCCGGGTGCTGCCCGCGGAGGACCGGCGTGTGCTGGCGGCCTTCGCCACGCAGGCGGCCGTCGTCGTGGACCGGCAGCGGCTGGTGGGGGAGGCCGAGCAGGCGAGGGAGCTCGCCGAGGGCAACCGGATACGCACGGCGCTGCTCGCCGCCGTCAGCCACGACCTGCGTACCCCGCTCGCCGGCATCAAGGCGGCGGTCACCTCGCTGAGGTCCGACGACGTCGCCTGGTCCGAGGAGGACGAGGCCGAGCTGCTGGCCGGCATCGAGGAGGGCGCCGACCGCCTCGACCACCTGGTGGGCAACCTGCTCGACATGTCCCGGCTGCAGACCGGGACCGTCACCCCGCTCATCCGCGAGACGTCACTCGACGAGGTGATCCCCCTGGCGCTCGTCGGCGTCCCGGCGGAGAGCGTGGAGCTGGACATCCCCGAGTCGCTGCCGATGGTGGCGGTGGACCGCGGGCTGCTCGAGCGGGCCGTGGCCAACATCGTCGAGAACGCCGTCAAGTACAGCCCCGACGCCGTCTGCGTCACGGTCGCCGCCAGCTCCCTGGGGCAGCGGGTCGAGCTACGGATCGTGGACCGCGGCGCGGGCGTGCCCGACGAGGCGAAGGAGCGGATATTCGAACCGTTCCAGCGCTACGGCGACGCCCCGCGCGGCGCGGGCGTCGGCCTCGGACTCGCCGTCGCCCGCGGATTCATGGAGGCGATGGGCGGCACGCTGACCGCGGAGGACACACCCGGCGGCGGAATGACCATGGTCCTCACCCTCACCGCCGTCCCCGGACACGGCACGACCCCGGCCGGCCTCACGGCGGAGGCCACGTCATGA
- a CDS encoding ABC transporter ATP-binding protein, whose product MTESSSAQSGTAVVDDASRPMVRIENLHRSYGTGAAAVHALRGVSFEIPRGELVALKGRSGSGKTTLLNLVGGLDTPDEGRITVDGTDLSELGENGLLELRRDRIGFIFQSFGLIPILSAAENVGVPMRLRKADPREREERVALLLALVGLADHAAQRPGELSGGQQQRVAIARALANRPKLLIADEPTGQLDAETGLAVMELLRAVVRSENVTALVATHDPQLLGLADRVLELADGEIVEA is encoded by the coding sequence ATGACCGAGAGCAGCAGCGCACAGTCCGGCACGGCCGTCGTCGACGACGCCTCGCGGCCCATGGTGCGGATCGAGAACCTGCACCGCTCGTACGGCACCGGAGCCGCGGCCGTCCACGCGCTGCGCGGTGTCTCCTTCGAGATCCCGCGGGGCGAACTCGTCGCCCTCAAAGGCCGGTCGGGATCCGGCAAGACCACGCTGCTCAACCTGGTCGGCGGTCTCGACACCCCGGACGAGGGGCGGATCACCGTCGACGGCACCGACCTGTCCGAACTCGGCGAGAACGGCCTGCTGGAGCTGCGGCGCGACCGGATCGGCTTCATCTTCCAGTCCTTCGGCCTGATCCCGATCCTGAGCGCGGCGGAGAACGTCGGTGTGCCGATGCGGCTGCGCAAGGCGGACCCGCGCGAGCGGGAGGAGCGCGTGGCGCTGCTGCTCGCCCTGGTGGGCCTCGCCGACCATGCCGCCCAGCGCCCGGGCGAGCTGTCGGGCGGGCAGCAGCAGCGCGTCGCCATCGCCCGTGCGCTCGCCAACCGGCCCAAGCTGCTCATCGCGGACGAGCCGACCGGGCAGCTCGACGCGGAGACGGGACTGGCCGTGATGGAACTGCTGCGGGCGGTCGTGCGCAGCGAGAACGTGACGGCCCTCGTCGCCACGCACGACCCTCAGCTGCTCGGCCTCGCCGACCGCGTACTGGAGCTGGCCGACGGCGAGATCGTCGAAGCCTGA
- a CDS encoding DUF3710 domain-containing protein: MFGRRKKSGSAGDAADAADGTERVADESAELGTEAGDSGNRRVNLPPAPRPDGPWDVSEVSRPGEGRVDLGGLFVPGVEGMELRVEVAGDAIVAATVVLRDSAVQLQAFAAPKKEGIWGEVREEIASGITQQGGIIDEVEGPLGWELRAQVPVQLPDGTGGVQMVRFVGVDGPRWFLRGVISGQGAVQPQAAGLLEQIFRDTVVVRGEGPMAPRDPIVLKLPEDAQMVPEGVQQEEQEGSRFSGGMGQLQRGPEITEVR; this comes from the coding sequence GTGTTCGGACGTCGCAAGAAGAGTGGTTCCGCCGGGGACGCGGCGGACGCAGCGGACGGCACCGAGCGAGTCGCCGACGAGTCCGCCGAGCTCGGCACGGAAGCCGGGGACAGCGGGAACCGCCGGGTGAACCTCCCGCCGGCGCCCCGGCCCGACGGCCCCTGGGACGTCTCGGAGGTCTCCAGGCCCGGCGAGGGCCGGGTCGACCTGGGCGGCCTGTTCGTGCCCGGGGTCGAGGGCATGGAACTGCGGGTCGAGGTCGCCGGCGACGCCATCGTCGCGGCCACGGTCGTGCTGCGCGACAGCGCCGTACAGCTCCAGGCCTTCGCGGCGCCCAAGAAGGAGGGCATCTGGGGCGAGGTCCGCGAGGAGATCGCCTCCGGTATCACCCAGCAGGGCGGCATCATCGACGAGGTCGAGGGCCCGCTCGGCTGGGAGCTGCGCGCCCAGGTGCCCGTACAGCTCCCGGACGGCACCGGCGGTGTGCAGATGGTGCGCTTCGTGGGCGTCGACGGCCCCCGCTGGTTCCTGCGCGGAGTGATCTCCGGGCAGGGCGCGGTGCAGCCGCAGGCGGCCGGCCTGCTCGAGCAGATCTTCAGGGACACCGTCGTGGTGCGCGGCGAAGGACCGATGGCGCCCCGCGACCCGATCGTCCTCAAGCTGCCGGAAGACGCGCAGATGGTGCCCGAGGGCGTCCAGCAGGAGGAGCAGGAAGGCTCCCGGTTCTCCGGGGGCATGGGCCAGCTCCAGCGCGGCCCCGAGATCACCGAGGTGCGCTGA
- the dut gene encoding dUTP diphosphatase, which produces MRDPVDVLIRRVHPEVPLPAYGHPGDAGADLVTCEAAELAPGERAVLPTGVSIALPDGYAAFVHPRSGLAARCGVALVNAPGTIDAGYRGEIKVIVVNLDPRESVRFERFDRIAQLVVQQVEKVRFHEVAELPGSARAEGGFGSTGGHAAVDGSTGGNRYASVVSDREGQ; this is translated from the coding sequence ATGCGTGATCCCGTCGACGTGCTCATCCGCCGTGTGCACCCCGAGGTGCCGCTGCCCGCGTACGGGCACCCCGGTGACGCCGGTGCCGATCTGGTGACGTGCGAGGCCGCCGAACTCGCCCCCGGGGAGCGTGCCGTGCTGCCCACGGGAGTGTCGATCGCCCTGCCCGACGGGTACGCGGCGTTCGTTCACCCCCGGTCCGGGCTCGCGGCCCGCTGCGGAGTCGCCCTCGTGAATGCCCCAGGGACGATTGATGCCGGGTACCGTGGGGAAATCAAGGTGATCGTGGTCAATCTCGATCCACGCGAGAGCGTGCGGTTCGAACGGTTCGACCGGATCGCCCAACTGGTCGTCCAGCAGGTCGAGAAGGTGCGCTTCCACGAGGTGGCGGAGCTTCCCGGCTCTGCGCGGGCCGAGGGGGGCTTCGGGTCCACCGGCGGTCATGCCGCCGTGGACGGCTCTACGGGTGGGAATCGATACGCTTCGGTCGTATCCGACCGGGAAGGACAGTGA
- a CDS encoding PaaI family thioesterase — protein sequence MNNANSRGATPVPPAGSSALTPPADATAPVRHPDAPAPGELLGAHYGHCFGCGGEQPHGLHLEARAQEGVRVTAEFTVKAAHQGAPGLAHGGVLASALDETLGSLNWLLRVIAVTGKLETDFVRPVPVDTVLHLDAEVTAVAGRKIYSTATGRIGGPDGPVAVRASALFIEVKVDHFIENGRPAEIEAAMADPDQVRRARAFEVNP from the coding sequence GTGAACAACGCGAACTCCCGGGGGGCGACCCCGGTACCCCCGGCCGGTTCCTCGGCCCTGACCCCGCCGGCCGACGCCACGGCACCGGTACGGCACCCCGATGCGCCCGCCCCGGGTGAACTCCTCGGCGCGCACTACGGGCACTGCTTCGGGTGCGGCGGGGAGCAGCCCCACGGCCTGCACCTCGAGGCACGGGCACAGGAAGGCGTCCGCGTCACCGCCGAGTTCACCGTCAAGGCCGCGCACCAGGGCGCCCCCGGTCTCGCGCACGGGGGCGTGCTCGCCTCCGCGCTCGACGAGACGCTCGGTTCGCTGAACTGGCTGCTGCGGGTCATCGCGGTCACCGGCAAGCTCGAGACCGACTTCGTGCGTCCCGTGCCGGTGGACACCGTGCTGCACCTCGACGCCGAGGTCACCGCCGTCGCCGGCCGCAAGATCTACTCGACCGCCACCGGACGCATCGGCGGCCCCGACGGACCGGTCGCCGTGCGCGCGTCCGCCCTGTTCATCGAGGTCAAGGTCGACCACTTCATCGAGAACGGCCGCCCCGCCGAGATCGAGGCCGCGATGGCCGACCCCGACCAGGTCCGGCGCGCACGCGCCTTCGAGGTGAACCCCTGA